The Stigmatopora argus isolate UIUO_Sarg chromosome 16, RoL_Sarg_1.0, whole genome shotgun sequence genome has a window encoding:
- the sppl3 gene encoding signal peptide peptidase-like 3 isoform X2: MAEQGYSSWAYSLVDSSQVSTFLISILLIVYGSFRSLNMDCENQEKDKDGNPITTGFNNNTNNSIQTIDSTQALFLPIGASVSLLVMFFFFDSVQVVFTICTAVLATIAFAFLLLPMCQYLTRPCSPQNKISFGCCGRFTLAELLSFSLSVILVMIWVLTGHWLLMDALAMGLCVAMIAFVRLPSLKVSCLLLSGLLIYDVFWVFFSAYIFNSNVMVKVATQPAENPIDVLSRKLHLGPGMGRDVPRLSLPGKLVFPSSTGSHFSMLGIGDIVMPGLLLCFVLRYDNYKKQASGEAAGPGNVPGRMQRVSYFHCTLIGYFVGLLTATVASRIHRAAQPALLYLVPFTLLPLLTMAYLKGDLRRMWSEPFHAKPTSRFLEV, translated from the exons ATGGCGGAGCAAGGCTACTCATCTTG GGCGTACTCTTTAGTCGACTCCAGTCAGGTGTCCACCTTTCTTATTTCCATTCTTCTCATCGTTTATGGCAGTTTCAG ATCATTAAACATGGACTGTGAAAACCAAGAGAAGGACAAAGATGGCAACCCTATCACAACAGGcttcaacaacaacacaaacaaca GTATTCAGACAATAGACTCGACACAGGCACTGTTCCTACCCATAGGAGCCTCCGTGTCTCTGCTGGTCATGTTCTTCTTCTTTGACTCAGTCCAGGTGGTCTTCACCATCTGCACAGCAG TGCTTGCTACAATTGCTTTTGCTTTTCTCTTGTTGCCAATGTGCCAGTATCTGACTAGGCCCTGCTCTCCACAGAACAA GATTTCATTTGGCTGCTGTGGCCGCTTTACTCTAGCCGAGCTACTGTCCTTTTCCCTCTCCGTCATTCTGGTGATGATCTGGGTGCTGACCGGACACTGGCTCCTCATGGACG CTTTAGCCATGGGCTTGTGCGTGGCCATGATCGCCTTTGTGCGGTTGCCCAGTCTGAAGGTGTCGTGCCTGCTGCTGTCAGGGTTGCTCATCTATGATGTGTTCTGG GTGTTCTTCTCGGCCTACATCTTCAACAGCAACGTGATGGTCAAAGTCGCTACCCAACCTGCAGAAAATCCAATTGATGTCCTGTCTAGGAAGCTGCACCTGGGACCAGGGATGGGCCGAGATGTCCCCCGCCTATCCTTACCTGGAAAACTAGTATTTCCCAG CTCCACAGGAAGTCACTTCTCAATGCTGGGAATCGGAGACATCGTGATGCCCGGACTGCTCTTGTGCTTTGTCCTACGCTATGACAACTACAAGAAACAAGCGAGCGGGGAGGCGGCCGGGCCCGGCAACGTGCCGGGGCGCATGCAGCGGGTCTCCTATTTCCACTGCACTCTCATTGGATACTTTGTGG GTCTATTAACGGCCACCGTGGCGTCCAGGATCCATCGCGCTGCCCAGCCGGCTCTGCTCTACCTGGTGCCCTTCACCCTGCTGCCTCTGCTCACTATGGCCTACCTGAAG GGGGATTTGCGGCGCATGTGGTCCGAGCCCTTCCATGCCAAGCCCACCTCCCGTTTCCTGGAGGTATGA
- the sppl3 gene encoding signal peptide peptidase-like 3 isoform X3: MKQRARAYSLVDSSQVSTFLISILLIVYGSFRSLNMDCENQEKDKDGNPITTGFNNNTNNSIQTIDSTQALFLPIGASVSLLVMFFFFDSVQVVFTICTAVLATIAFAFLLLPMCQYLTRPCSPQNKISFGCCGRFTLAELLSFSLSVILVMIWVLTGHWLLMDALAMGLCVAMIAFVRLPSLKVSCLLLSGLLIYDVFWVFFSAYIFNSNVMVKVATQPAENPIDVLSRKLHLGPGMGRDVPRLSLPGKLVFPSSTGSHFSMLGIGDIVMPGLLLCFVLRYDNYKKQASGEAAGPGNVPGRMQRVSYFHCTLIGYFVGLLTATVASRIHRAAQPALLYLVPFTLLPLLTMAYLKGDLRRMWSEPFHAKPTSRFLEV; this comes from the exons GGCGTACTCTTTAGTCGACTCCAGTCAGGTGTCCACCTTTCTTATTTCCATTCTTCTCATCGTTTATGGCAGTTTCAG ATCATTAAACATGGACTGTGAAAACCAAGAGAAGGACAAAGATGGCAACCCTATCACAACAGGcttcaacaacaacacaaacaaca GTATTCAGACAATAGACTCGACACAGGCACTGTTCCTACCCATAGGAGCCTCCGTGTCTCTGCTGGTCATGTTCTTCTTCTTTGACTCAGTCCAGGTGGTCTTCACCATCTGCACAGCAG TGCTTGCTACAATTGCTTTTGCTTTTCTCTTGTTGCCAATGTGCCAGTATCTGACTAGGCCCTGCTCTCCACAGAACAA GATTTCATTTGGCTGCTGTGGCCGCTTTACTCTAGCCGAGCTACTGTCCTTTTCCCTCTCCGTCATTCTGGTGATGATCTGGGTGCTGACCGGACACTGGCTCCTCATGGACG CTTTAGCCATGGGCTTGTGCGTGGCCATGATCGCCTTTGTGCGGTTGCCCAGTCTGAAGGTGTCGTGCCTGCTGCTGTCAGGGTTGCTCATCTATGATGTGTTCTGG GTGTTCTTCTCGGCCTACATCTTCAACAGCAACGTGATGGTCAAAGTCGCTACCCAACCTGCAGAAAATCCAATTGATGTCCTGTCTAGGAAGCTGCACCTGGGACCAGGGATGGGCCGAGATGTCCCCCGCCTATCCTTACCTGGAAAACTAGTATTTCCCAG CTCCACAGGAAGTCACTTCTCAATGCTGGGAATCGGAGACATCGTGATGCCCGGACTGCTCTTGTGCTTTGTCCTACGCTATGACAACTACAAGAAACAAGCGAGCGGGGAGGCGGCCGGGCCCGGCAACGTGCCGGGGCGCATGCAGCGGGTCTCCTATTTCCACTGCACTCTCATTGGATACTTTGTGG GTCTATTAACGGCCACCGTGGCGTCCAGGATCCATCGCGCTGCCCAGCCGGCTCTGCTCTACCTGGTGCCCTTCACCCTGCTGCCTCTGCTCACTATGGCCTACCTGAAG GGGGATTTGCGGCGCATGTGGTCCGAGCCCTTCCATGCCAAGCCCACCTCCCGTTTCCTGGAGGTATGA
- the sppl3 gene encoding signal peptide peptidase-like 3 isoform X1, with product MKQRARLPGGEWLPHAHTVLRSRKPDCQEKTHAGTGRKMKTPNRAYSLVDSSQVSTFLISILLIVYGSFRSLNMDCENQEKDKDGNPITTGFNNNTNNSIQTIDSTQALFLPIGASVSLLVMFFFFDSVQVVFTICTAVLATIAFAFLLLPMCQYLTRPCSPQNKISFGCCGRFTLAELLSFSLSVILVMIWVLTGHWLLMDALAMGLCVAMIAFVRLPSLKVSCLLLSGLLIYDVFWVFFSAYIFNSNVMVKVATQPAENPIDVLSRKLHLGPGMGRDVPRLSLPGKLVFPSSTGSHFSMLGIGDIVMPGLLLCFVLRYDNYKKQASGEAAGPGNVPGRMQRVSYFHCTLIGYFVGLLTATVASRIHRAAQPALLYLVPFTLLPLLTMAYLKGDLRRMWSEPFHAKPTSRFLEV from the exons GTTGCCTGGTGGTGAGTGGTtaccacatgcacacacagttcTTAGATCAAGGAAACCGGATtgccaggagaaaacccacgcaggaacaggcagaaaaatgaaaactccaaacag GGCGTACTCTTTAGTCGACTCCAGTCAGGTGTCCACCTTTCTTATTTCCATTCTTCTCATCGTTTATGGCAGTTTCAG ATCATTAAACATGGACTGTGAAAACCAAGAGAAGGACAAAGATGGCAACCCTATCACAACAGGcttcaacaacaacacaaacaaca GTATTCAGACAATAGACTCGACACAGGCACTGTTCCTACCCATAGGAGCCTCCGTGTCTCTGCTGGTCATGTTCTTCTTCTTTGACTCAGTCCAGGTGGTCTTCACCATCTGCACAGCAG TGCTTGCTACAATTGCTTTTGCTTTTCTCTTGTTGCCAATGTGCCAGTATCTGACTAGGCCCTGCTCTCCACAGAACAA GATTTCATTTGGCTGCTGTGGCCGCTTTACTCTAGCCGAGCTACTGTCCTTTTCCCTCTCCGTCATTCTGGTGATGATCTGGGTGCTGACCGGACACTGGCTCCTCATGGACG CTTTAGCCATGGGCTTGTGCGTGGCCATGATCGCCTTTGTGCGGTTGCCCAGTCTGAAGGTGTCGTGCCTGCTGCTGTCAGGGTTGCTCATCTATGATGTGTTCTGG GTGTTCTTCTCGGCCTACATCTTCAACAGCAACGTGATGGTCAAAGTCGCTACCCAACCTGCAGAAAATCCAATTGATGTCCTGTCTAGGAAGCTGCACCTGGGACCAGGGATGGGCCGAGATGTCCCCCGCCTATCCTTACCTGGAAAACTAGTATTTCCCAG CTCCACAGGAAGTCACTTCTCAATGCTGGGAATCGGAGACATCGTGATGCCCGGACTGCTCTTGTGCTTTGTCCTACGCTATGACAACTACAAGAAACAAGCGAGCGGGGAGGCGGCCGGGCCCGGCAACGTGCCGGGGCGCATGCAGCGGGTCTCCTATTTCCACTGCACTCTCATTGGATACTTTGTGG GTCTATTAACGGCCACCGTGGCGTCCAGGATCCATCGCGCTGCCCAGCCGGCTCTGCTCTACCTGGTGCCCTTCACCCTGCTGCCTCTGCTCACTATGGCCTACCTGAAG GGGGATTTGCGGCGCATGTGGTCCGAGCCCTTCCATGCCAAGCCCACCTCCCGTTTCCTGGAGGTATGA